The sequence below is a genomic window from Polaribacter vadi.
AGTTACTTTAGATATCATTTCTTGCCCACTTACATTCATCGACATATTTATATTTGAATTTACAGGAATCCCAGAAGCTCCATCAATTTGCATATCTCCAGTTATTTTACCAGTAGCTATTCCTGAAATTTCGCCAGAAATATCTAAAATTACATCATTTTCAGAAATCGTTTTTACAGTATAAACAAAGTCCATTTTCATGCCTTTTTCTTCTTTAGTCATTGACCAATTGTCACCAACTTTCACTGCCTCTTTTGGGTAAACTACATTGCTAGATTGTTTTGCAATATCTTCCATTCCCATAACATTTGGCTCAATTTTTATCTCTAAAATTTCACCTAAATTATTTCCTTTTGCATACATTAAAGCGTCTAACATTGGTTGCATTTGTGTTTTCATTTGCTTTCCTCCAGCATCCAAATCTTCCTCACTTTTAGTAGAATCGAAACTTATAGCATTACCTCCTTGCAACATATCCATTGTCATTTTGGTAAATTTCATTTCACTATCATACGTATCTTCATATACTTCTGTAATTTTCAAATTTATAGTAATACCCATTCCCATAGACATTACAGCTCCCATATCTTGAGACATGTTCATAGTAACATCGTAAGTAGCACCTTTTTCATAATTTAAACGAAGTAAAGCCGTTTCTTGAGCCAAAGAAATGTTTGCAGAAACAACGAACAATAAAAGAATTAATTTTTTCATTTTTTAAAATTGTAGTTTAATATTATTTTTTTGCGCGAATATACTTTATTTTTAAATAGTTTTTTAAGTTGATAAAAAAATATCAAAAAAACAACATTTCTGATTGTTGAGTTCCCTAAATAAAAAGTAACTTTAACCTTTAAAAATGAATCAGTTACTCAATATCATTTTTAAAAACATCCTTAAACCTATAAGTTTGAAATGAATTTAAAAACATACTATTATGAAAACATTTAAAACAATCTCATTAAACAAGTCGAAATTTACTTGCATCGCTTTTTGCGTATCATTTTTCTTTTTTACAGCTACTTTACAAGCACAAGAAATAGAAATTTCAGGAACTGTAAAAGGTAAAACTTATGATAAAACAACATTATTAGATGGTGTAAATATTCTTTTAAAAGGAACAAGAACTGGAACCACGACTAATAAAAAAGGAGAATTCACATTCCCGAAAAAATTAAAAGTTGGCGATATTTTAGTATTTTCTTATTTGGGTTTAGCAAAACAAAATATAAAAATTAAAGAAAATTCTTCGGTTTTAAACATCACATTAGTAGAAGATGATAGTCAGATTTTTGGGGCTTTAAATAGCAATAAACGTTATTCCTCTAAAAAATCTAAAAACAAATAAAAATATGCAAAAAACTCTTTTTGTATGTATTTTCTTTGTCAATATTTGTTTTGCGCAAAAAGCTGATTTTAACAACATCAATTTCTCAAAAGCAGATGGTATTGCAAAATCGTATCGAAGCAAAAAC
It includes:
- a CDS encoding carboxypeptidase-like regulatory domain-containing protein, encoding MKTFKTISLNKSKFTCIAFCVSFFFFTATLQAQEIEISGTVKGKTYDKTTLLDGVNILLKGTRTGTTTNKKGEFTFPKKLKVGDILVFSYLGLAKQNIKIKENSSVLNITLVEDDSQIFGALNSNKRYSSKKSKNK
- a CDS encoding DUF6263 family protein, translating into MKKLILLLFVVSANISLAQETALLRLNYEKGATYDVTMNMSQDMGAVMSMGMGITINLKITEVYEDTYDSEMKFTKMTMDMLQGGNAISFDSTKSEEDLDAGGKQMKTQMQPMLDALMYAKGNNLGEILEIKIEPNVMGMEDIAKQSSNVVYPKEAVKVGDNWSMTKEEKGMKMDFVYTVKTISENDVILDISGEISGIATGKITGDMQIDGASGIPVNSNINMSMNVSGQEMISKVTMKTIKK